A single Anopheles funestus chromosome 2RL, idAnoFuneDA-416_04, whole genome shotgun sequence DNA region contains:
- the LOC125763796 gene encoding ectonucleoside triphosphate diphosphohydrolase 5 isoform X2, whose protein sequence is MGFEYELLQQQDSSERTQPPAGSRRKGGSKGASSSSNLRLSFICLVISASLLIFLLGAYTDSFHPIIDGIAGKLGYHEKIYAVVIDAGSTGSRVLAFEFHHGYLDGRLVLDYELFEQSKPGLSAFADRPAEGAASIGKLLDLAKKVVPHDKLKQTPLVLKATAGLRLLKPAQAESLLAACRELFKSSGFLVNEQAVEIMDGTDEGIFSWFTVNFLLGKLNGRNTVAALDLGGGSTQVTFAPKDVSQTPLYKDYMHRVPTFTSYVEVFTNSYLGAGLHAIRHAVFTHRAAENQTKLASECVNPIIHDKLFRYGTGQYYISGKDNPKATAENPVVDYELCASIVKQKLLPTLKPKPVTLKQHEISAFSYFFDRAIETGLVDPMQGGETTVGEFVTKSREVCAEANADQPFMCVDLVFISTLLEEGYGLKAKTPLKLYKKIDGHEISWALGCAYNILTSRENAMKHK, encoded by the exons ATGGGATTCGAGTATGAACTG CTACAGCAGCAAGACTCATCCGAACGCACACAGCCTCCGGCCGGATCGCGACGCAAAGGTGGATCGAAGGGTGCCTCGTCCAGCAGCAATCTGCGTCTCAGCTTCATCTGTCTCGTTATCAGTGCCTCGCTGCTAATATTCCTGCTCGGTGCGTACACCGATTCGTTCCATCCGATCATCGATGGAATCGCCGGCAAGCTTGGTTACCATGAGAAAATCTATGCCGTCGTGATAGACGCCGGTTCAACCGGGAGTCGGGTGCTCGCGTTCGAGTTTCACCATGGCTACCTCGATGGGCGCTTGGTGCTGGACTACGAACTGTTCGAGCAATCGAAACCGGGCCTGTCCGCGTTTGCTGACCGACCGGCGGAAGGCGCGGCTAGCATTGGAAAGTTGCTAGATCTTGCGAAAAAGGTCGTACCACACGATAAGCTCAAACAGACACCGTTGGTGTTGAAAGCGACCGCCGGGTTACGATTACTGAAACCAGCGCAAGCGGAATCCCTGCTAGCCGCATGTCGCGAGCTGTTTAAATCGTCCGGCTTTCTGGTAAACGAACAAGCGGTAGAAATAATGGACGGTACGGATGAGGGAATCTTCTCCTGGTTTACGGTGAACTTCTTGCTTGGGAAACTGAACGGTCGCAATACGGTAGCTGCGCTGGATCTCGGCGGTGGAAGCACTCAGGTTACATTTGCCCCGAAAGACGTGTCGCAGACACCGCTGTACAAAGACTACATGCACCGGGTGCCAACATTCACATCGTACGTTGAGGTGTTCACCAACAGTTATCTCGGGGCCGGACTGCATGCGATACGACATGCTGTGTTCACCCACCGGGCAGCGGAAAATCAAACGAAACTTGCAAGCGAATGCGTTAATCCCATCATACACGACAAGCTGTTCCGGTACGGTACGGGACAGTACTACATTAGCGGAAAGGATAATCCGAAGGCAACGGCCGAAAATCCGGTCGTCGATTATGAGCTGTGTGCGTCGATCGTGAAACAGAAGCTATTGCCAACGTTGAAACCGAAACCGGTGACATTGAAACAGCATGAAATATCTGCCTTCAGCTACTTCTTCGACCGTGCCATCGAGACGGGGCTAGTTG ATCCCATGCAGGGTGGTGAGACGACGGTAGGTGAGTTTGTTACCAAATCTCGAGAAGTATGTGCCGAAGCAAATGCGGATCAACCGTTTATGTGTGTGGATCTGGTGTTTATTTCCACCCTGCTCGAAGAAGGCTATGGGTTGAAGGCAAAAACACCTCTTAAG cTGTACAAAAAGATTGACGGTCACGAAATATCGTGGGCCCTGGGCTGTGCGTACAACATTTTGACGAGTCGTGAAAATGCGATGAAACATAAATAG
- the LOC125763796 gene encoding ectonucleoside triphosphate diphosphohydrolase 5 isoform X1, which produces MPTANQNLRNRKLQQQDSSERTQPPAGSRRKGGSKGASSSSNLRLSFICLVISASLLIFLLGAYTDSFHPIIDGIAGKLGYHEKIYAVVIDAGSTGSRVLAFEFHHGYLDGRLVLDYELFEQSKPGLSAFADRPAEGAASIGKLLDLAKKVVPHDKLKQTPLVLKATAGLRLLKPAQAESLLAACRELFKSSGFLVNEQAVEIMDGTDEGIFSWFTVNFLLGKLNGRNTVAALDLGGGSTQVTFAPKDVSQTPLYKDYMHRVPTFTSYVEVFTNSYLGAGLHAIRHAVFTHRAAENQTKLASECVNPIIHDKLFRYGTGQYYISGKDNPKATAENPVVDYELCASIVKQKLLPTLKPKPVTLKQHEISAFSYFFDRAIETGLVDPMQGGETTVGEFVTKSREVCAEANADQPFMCVDLVFISTLLEEGYGLKAKTPLKLYKKIDGHEISWALGCAYNILTSRENAMKHK; this is translated from the exons ATGCCTACAGCGAACCAAAATCTACGAAACCGGAAG CTACAGCAGCAAGACTCATCCGAACGCACACAGCCTCCGGCCGGATCGCGACGCAAAGGTGGATCGAAGGGTGCCTCGTCCAGCAGCAATCTGCGTCTCAGCTTCATCTGTCTCGTTATCAGTGCCTCGCTGCTAATATTCCTGCTCGGTGCGTACACCGATTCGTTCCATCCGATCATCGATGGAATCGCCGGCAAGCTTGGTTACCATGAGAAAATCTATGCCGTCGTGATAGACGCCGGTTCAACCGGGAGTCGGGTGCTCGCGTTCGAGTTTCACCATGGCTACCTCGATGGGCGCTTGGTGCTGGACTACGAACTGTTCGAGCAATCGAAACCGGGCCTGTCCGCGTTTGCTGACCGACCGGCGGAAGGCGCGGCTAGCATTGGAAAGTTGCTAGATCTTGCGAAAAAGGTCGTACCACACGATAAGCTCAAACAGACACCGTTGGTGTTGAAAGCGACCGCCGGGTTACGATTACTGAAACCAGCGCAAGCGGAATCCCTGCTAGCCGCATGTCGCGAGCTGTTTAAATCGTCCGGCTTTCTGGTAAACGAACAAGCGGTAGAAATAATGGACGGTACGGATGAGGGAATCTTCTCCTGGTTTACGGTGAACTTCTTGCTTGGGAAACTGAACGGTCGCAATACGGTAGCTGCGCTGGATCTCGGCGGTGGAAGCACTCAGGTTACATTTGCCCCGAAAGACGTGTCGCAGACACCGCTGTACAAAGACTACATGCACCGGGTGCCAACATTCACATCGTACGTTGAGGTGTTCACCAACAGTTATCTCGGGGCCGGACTGCATGCGATACGACATGCTGTGTTCACCCACCGGGCAGCGGAAAATCAAACGAAACTTGCAAGCGAATGCGTTAATCCCATCATACACGACAAGCTGTTCCGGTACGGTACGGGACAGTACTACATTAGCGGAAAGGATAATCCGAAGGCAACGGCCGAAAATCCGGTCGTCGATTATGAGCTGTGTGCGTCGATCGTGAAACAGAAGCTATTGCCAACGTTGAAACCGAAACCGGTGACATTGAAACAGCATGAAATATCTGCCTTCAGCTACTTCTTCGACCGTGCCATCGAGACGGGGCTAGTTG ATCCCATGCAGGGTGGTGAGACGACGGTAGGTGAGTTTGTTACCAAATCTCGAGAAGTATGTGCCGAAGCAAATGCGGATCAACCGTTTATGTGTGTGGATCTGGTGTTTATTTCCACCCTGCTCGAAGAAGGCTATGGGTTGAAGGCAAAAACACCTCTTAAG cTGTACAAAAAGATTGACGGTCACGAAATATCGTGGGCCCTGGGCTGTGCGTACAACATTTTGACGAGTCGTGAAAATGCGATGAAACATAAATAG
- the LOC125763798 gene encoding ethanolamine-phosphate cytidylyltransferase isoform X1 yields MENRNENGHGNSGKEIRVWCDGCYDMVHFGHANSLRQAKALGHKLVVGIHNDEDITRNKGPPVFTQEERYKMVRGIKWVDEVVEDAPYVTTLETLDKYDCDFCVHGDDITLTADGIDTYHLVKKALRYKEVSRTAGVSTTDLVGRMLLLTKNHFKQGDKEYEVEKDDAFEALLKRYNVEKFQISGSSQLGQDHTARSPWTGCSQFLPTTQKIIQFSDGKAPKATDRIVYVAGAFDLFHVGHLDFLEKAKELGDYLIVGLHTDPVVNQYKGGNYPIMNLHERVLSVLACKYVNEVVIGAPYSVTTDLMEHFNVSVVCHGQTHIALDVGYIDPYAIPKQMGKFMLIDSGNTITTEDIVERIIRHRLEFEQRNKKKEKKEIEVYEAMQKVKLAQKSG; encoded by the exons ATGgaaaatcgaaacgaaaacGGACACGGAAACTCCGGGAAAGAAATCCGCGTTTGGTGCGATGGATG TTACGATATGGTGCACTTTGGACATGCGAATTCTCTACGTCAGGCGAAGGCACTCGGTCACAAGCTAGTTGTAGGCATCCACAACGATGAGGACATAACAAGGAACAAGGGACCGCCGGTGTTTACGCAGGAAGAGAG ATACAAAATGGTGCGTGGTATTAAATGGGTAGATGAAGTGGTCGAAGATGCACCGTATGTGACGACGCTGGAAACGCTCGATAAATATGACTGTGACTTCTGTGTGCATGGAG ATGATATCACGTTAACAGCAGACGGTATCGATACGTACCATCTGGTAAAAAAAGCATTGCGATACAA GGAAGTATCGAGGACGGCTGGCGTTTCGACAACGGATCTGGTCGGACGAATGTTACTTCTCACTAAAAACCATTTTAAGCAAGGTGATAAGGAATATGAGGTTGAGAAAGATG ACGCATTTGAAGCACTGCTGAAGCGGTATAACGTTGAAAAATTCCAAATCTCAGGCTCGTCACAGCTCGGCCAGGACCATACGGCCCGCAGCCCATGGACAGGATGCTCGCAGTTTCTGCCGACGACACAAAAAATTATCCAGTTCAGCGACGGTAAAGCGCCGAAGGCAACGGACAGGATCGTGTACGTTGCCGGTGCATTCGATTTGTTCCACGTCGGTCATCTAGATTTCCTGGAGAAGGCGAAGGAGCTTGGTGATTACCTTATCGTCGGTCTGCATACTGATCCGGTGGTGAACCAGTACAAGGGCGGTAACTATCCGATCATGAATCTTCACGAGCGCGTACTCAGCGTGTTGGCCTGCAAGTACGTAAACGAAGTGGTGATCGGTGCACCGTACTCCGTGACGACGGACCTGATGGAACACTTCAACGTTAGTGTGGTGTGCCACGGTCAAACGCACATAGCCCTTGACGTGGGTTACATTGACCCGTACGCAATACCGAAGCAGATGGGAAAGTTCATGCTGATCGATTCGG GAAACACCATTACAACGGAAGATATTGTCGAACGGATCATCCGCCATCGATTGGAATTCGAGCAGCGtaacaagaaaaaggaaaaaaaagaaattgaagtGTACGAGGCGATGCAAAAGGTGAAACTTGCGCAAAAGTCCGGTTGA
- the LOC125763798 gene encoding ethanolamine-phosphate cytidylyltransferase isoform X2 codes for MENRNENGHGNSGKEIRVWCDGCYDMVHFGHANSLRQAKALGHKLVVGIHNDEDITRNKGPPVFTQEERYKMVRGIKWVDEVVEDAPYVTTLETLDKYDCDFCVHGDDITLTADGIDTYHLVKKALRYKEVSRTAGVSTTDLVGRMLLLTKNHFKQGDKEYEVEKDGSSQLGQDHTARSPWTGCSQFLPTTQKIIQFSDGKAPKATDRIVYVAGAFDLFHVGHLDFLEKAKELGDYLIVGLHTDPVVNQYKGGNYPIMNLHERVLSVLACKYVNEVVIGAPYSVTTDLMEHFNVSVVCHGQTHIALDVGYIDPYAIPKQMGKFMLIDSGNTITTEDIVERIIRHRLEFEQRNKKKEKKEIEVYEAMQKVKLAQKSG; via the exons ATGgaaaatcgaaacgaaaacGGACACGGAAACTCCGGGAAAGAAATCCGCGTTTGGTGCGATGGATG TTACGATATGGTGCACTTTGGACATGCGAATTCTCTACGTCAGGCGAAGGCACTCGGTCACAAGCTAGTTGTAGGCATCCACAACGATGAGGACATAACAAGGAACAAGGGACCGCCGGTGTTTACGCAGGAAGAGAG ATACAAAATGGTGCGTGGTATTAAATGGGTAGATGAAGTGGTCGAAGATGCACCGTATGTGACGACGCTGGAAACGCTCGATAAATATGACTGTGACTTCTGTGTGCATGGAG ATGATATCACGTTAACAGCAGACGGTATCGATACGTACCATCTGGTAAAAAAAGCATTGCGATACAA GGAAGTATCGAGGACGGCTGGCGTTTCGACAACGGATCTGGTCGGACGAATGTTACTTCTCACTAAAAACCATTTTAAGCAAGGTGATAAGGAATATGAGGTTGAGAAAGATG GCTCGTCACAGCTCGGCCAGGACCATACGGCCCGCAGCCCATGGACAGGATGCTCGCAGTTTCTGCCGACGACACAAAAAATTATCCAGTTCAGCGACGGTAAAGCGCCGAAGGCAACGGACAGGATCGTGTACGTTGCCGGTGCATTCGATTTGTTCCACGTCGGTCATCTAGATTTCCTGGAGAAGGCGAAGGAGCTTGGTGATTACCTTATCGTCGGTCTGCATACTGATCCGGTGGTGAACCAGTACAAGGGCGGTAACTATCCGATCATGAATCTTCACGAGCGCGTACTCAGCGTGTTGGCCTGCAAGTACGTAAACGAAGTGGTGATCGGTGCACCGTACTCCGTGACGACGGACCTGATGGAACACTTCAACGTTAGTGTGGTGTGCCACGGTCAAACGCACATAGCCCTTGACGTGGGTTACATTGACCCGTACGCAATACCGAAGCAGATGGGAAAGTTCATGCTGATCGATTCGG GAAACACCATTACAACGGAAGATATTGTCGAACGGATCATCCGCCATCGATTGGAATTCGAGCAGCGtaacaagaaaaaggaaaaaaaagaaattgaagtGTACGAGGCGATGCAAAAGGTGAAACTTGCGCAAAAGTCCGGTTGA
- the LOC125763797 gene encoding phenoloxidase-activating factor 1-like, protein MRYREGYFNTMTLNWWCTRNVLCFVLFCGLFTWLSNAHKIEESETSGSNTVARSIPVPYQDPTHNPAPSAETTAALKESKALYRVSCPGLSECVPLAECSELLLEISRQCYRGDFSLSCGVNEFEPHVCCPRVTSPTFNDQRPTAACGKSIVQGDFYNGLGAYPFVARIGFKNTKTGTFIFPCSGSIIARQIVLTSAHCALAKADSHRLSSVRVGDYDTRTDPDCGSTGFCAPVAINHAVSQIIVHPDYIEGQYHHDIALLILRTPINYTVAAQPICLHSRKQDLTVGRRVQIIGWGKLSTIATKSPELQTLEVPLTSWDKCVRAYASTGALQSPQSIDGEWMCAGGEGRDACHGFGGAPLIIRDQGRYAQIGIMSFGAETCGALNMPSVYTSIAHYAPWIEANSPKAFV, encoded by the exons ATGCGTTATAGAGAAGGTTATTTCAATACAATGACACTTAACTGGTGGTGTACTAGAAATGTGCTGTGCTTTGTACTGTTCTGCGGACTTTTCACGTGGCTTAGCAATG CTCACAAAATCGAGGAAAGTGAAACTTCCGGAAGCAACACTGTAGCCCGCTCGATACCCGTCCCATACCAAGATCCAACGCACAATCCCGCACCATCGGCGGAAACGACAGCCGCACTGAAGGAATCGAAAGCTCTGTACCGGGTGAGCTGTCCCGGTCTTAGCGAGTGTGTCCCGTTGGCCGAATGTTCCGAGCTGCTGCTGGAAATATCGCGCCAATGTTACCGGGGTGACTTTTCCCTTTCGTGCGGTGTGAATGAGTTCGAACCACATGTCTGCTGTCCCCGCGTAACGTCTCCCACGTTCAACGATCAGCGTCCGACGGCGGCGTGCGGGAAGAGCATCGTTCAAGGCGACTTCTACAACGGACTAGGGGCGTACCCGTTCGTGGCACGCATTGGATTCAAAA ATACGAAAACGGGGACGTTTATCTTTCCCTGCTCTGGATCGATCATAGCACGTCAGATTGTTCTCACATCGGCTCACTGTGCCCTGGCCAAGGCCGATAGTCACCGGCT TTCCTCCGTCCGTGTGGGCGACTACGATACGCGTACCGATCCGGATTGCGGAAGTACCGGATTTTGTGCACCGGTAGCGATCAACCATGCCGTCAGCCAGATCATTGTCCATCCGGATTACATCGAGGGTCAGTACCATCATGACATTGCGCTGCTAATACTGCGTACGCCCATCAACTACACCG TCGCTGCCCAACCGATATGTCTTCATTCTCGCAAGCAGGATCTTACCGTGGGTCGTCGTGTACAGATTATTGGCTGGGGTAAGCTTTCGACCATTGCCACAAAATCGCCCGAGCTGCAAACTCTTGAGGTGCCACTAACGTCGTGGGATAAGTGTGTCCGTGCTTACGCTTCAACCGGTGCGCTACAGTCCCCACAGTCGATCGATGGCGAGTGGATGTGTGCCGGTGGAGAGGGACGGGATGCATGCCATGGGTTCGGTGGGGCACCGCTGATCATTCGTGACCAGGGACGGTATGCACAGATCGGTATAATGTCCTTCGGAGCGGAAACGTGCGGTGCACTTAACATGCCGAGCGTTTACACGTCGATCGCTCACTATGCGCCCTGGATTGAGGCAAACTCGCCGAAAGCATTCGTATGA
- the LOC125763801 gene encoding insulin-like peptide receptor — MVLWFKGAGTVCLLVACCLLVYAHGNHTPVRTSRDANDRDTTLENDADDNDPRCMNVDIRNDLSRLSLIENCTVIRGFFQMVLLDRVPTAEFEKYSFPKLREVTGYMLFFRVIHLTTLRRMFPNLAVIRGQQLIGNYALVFYYMENMIEVGLKNLIAIQRGFVYTRHCPQLCHLDTIDWAAISGLDNSTKNLNSFETPKSVCNKFEVCRSCEPKYCWGSESCQKFYKGYNFNNRILCHPQCIGGCTGKLATQCNVCRGLKEGKQCVEQCSVDRLMFRPTKRCITMETCLNRGGLLFMNECVLECPAGYSTNNADQEQADFSIDKCYPCRYRCPKVCDGTEIMYLSDADRMRGCTIVNGTLHIRLTEDHPNLLEELRNGLGDIEEIMGILKVFRSNYISSLEFLTNLEIIHGLYTTDNSNFSLMVYENSNLQRLWNFEHKTSLRLLSRSMYFRNNELLCNAHIKLLRKIAEYDNTSDTIDWNSNGYMQACHVQPFLARFEVLSSRNVTIYWSKHNPNTYHRVQGYMIYYIRTKVDKSPYEGRDVCSKFGWKMRYVSVENVTIEGSFYAYNLTRLKPYTRYGFYVKAYYNETFNSATDLVGLSNMQYFKTAKDRPTPPLHVRTARKNESSITLAWQILESEQEMVYLYHVDVFIQPDVPAKFDQRDYCTHPHQPSTAHHDQAQIIDGCTEETCCGQEYEYEKELEDDDEDDELTTPDDFFTEQTTMEDGARIGGRRKKRSAKQSAPDTFEKSMLDLLKTADTEVDHYERRTRRETTANIVFVNRVDYRDFTTDNFEYSVTGLKPYTRYVFQLFACSEINTTSCSSYSLYTDRTNPSPYVDRLNVSIETEMPPVASDSAGAMNATSTSIVQTTYDNHVVLHFPEPTEVNGLTVAYRVETKAINGTYLKRRSECFTRLQHELNHHRYTLLNVTPGEYLIRAQVVSLAGPGPFSEWFFVRVLEPLPKIQSSDNTGLRDGLITLAVLLAVGVVLGLLYLWRHQIRCLRRATERDDKIPLANHDGNQINLDDGFVNCPLK; from the exons ATGGTGCTTTGGTTTAAGGGTGCGGGcacggtttgtttgttggtggcGTGTTGCCTGTTGGTGTACGCACACGGGAACCATACTCCCGTGCGAACGTCTCGTGATGCAAACGATCGCGATACCACGCTCGAAAACGATGCAGACGATAATGATCCGCGGTGCATGAATGTGGACATACGCAACGATTTGAGTCGATTGTCCCTGATCGAAAATTGCACCGTGATAAGAGGCTTCTTCCAGATGGTTCTGCTCGATCGTGTACCGACCGCAGAGTTTGAAAAGTACAGCTTCCCGAAACTAAG AGAGGTGACCGGATATATGCTCTTTTTTCGCGTTATTCATCTTACTACGCTGCGACGAATGTTTCCCAACTTGGCGGTCATACGAGGACAACAGTTGATCGGTAACTATGCGCTGGTGTTTTATTATATGGAAAACATGATCGAG GTTGGATTGAAAAATCTAATAGCAATACAACGAGGTTTCGTCTATACACGACACTGTCCCCAACTCTGCCATCTGGATACG ATCGATTGGGCAGCAATCAGTGGACTGGACAATAGTACGAAGAATCTGAACTCTTTCGAAACACCAAAGTCGGTGTGCAACAAGTTCGAAGTGTGTCGATCCTGCGAACCGAAATACTGCTGGGGAAGCGAAAGTTGCCAAAAGTTCTACAAAGGATACAATTTTAACA ATCGAATACTATGTCATCCGCAGTGCATTGGAGGCTGTACGGGTAAATTAGCAACGCAATGTAATGTTTGTCGTGGTTTAAAAGAAGGCAAACAGTGTGTGGAACAATGTTCCGTTGATAG GCTAATGTTCCGCCCTACAAAACGCTGCATTACGATGGAAACCTGTTTGAACCGGGGTGGGTTGCTGTTCATGAACGAGTGTGTGCTTGAGTGTCCGGCTGGATACAGTACGAATAACGCCGACCAAGAGCAGGCCGACTTTTCCATCGACAAGTGCTATCCGTGCCGATATCGCTGTCCAAAGGTGTGCGACGGTACGGAAATAATGTACCTATCCGATGCGGATCGTATGCGTGGCTGTACGATCGTGAATGGTACGCTTCACATCCGATTAACAGAGGACCATCCGAATCTGCTCGAAGAACTACGCAACGGGCTCGGTGATATCGAAGAGATCATGGGCATACTGAAGGTGTTCCGTTCGAACTACATATCTTCGCTAGAATTTCTAACCAATCTGGAAATTATTCACGGCCTGTACACAACTGACAATTCCAACTTTTCGCTAATGGTGTACGAAAACAGCAACCTGCAGCGTTTATGGAACTTTGAGCATAAAACTTCACTACGGCTGCTTTCGCGCAGCATGTACTTTCGCAACAATGAGTTGCTGTGCAATGCGCATATTAAGCTGCTGCGAAAAATCGCTGAATACGACAATACAAGTGACACGATCGATTGGAACTCGAACGGATATATGCAGGCGTGCCATGTGCAACCGTTTCTTGCCCGATTCGAGGTCTTGTCGAGCCGTAACGTGACGATTTACTGGTCCAAGCACAACCCCAACACATATCACCGAGTACAGGGCTATATGATCTACTACATTCGCACGAAGGTGGACAAATCACCGTACGAAGGTCGGGACGTGTGTTCGAAGTTTGGCTGGAAAATGCGCTATGTATCGGTGGAGAACGTCACCATTGAGGGAAGCTTCTACGCGTACAATCTAACCCGGCTGAAACCGTACACGCGGTACGGTTTCTACGTGAAGGCGTACTATAACGAAACGTTCAACAGTGCCACCGATCTGGTCGGACTGTCCAACATGCAATACTTTAAGACAGCAAAAGATCGACCAACTCCACCGTTGCACGTTCGCACGGCTAGAAAGAACGAAAGTTCGATCACACTCGCCTGGCAGATACTTGAATCTGAGCAAGAAATGGTTTATTTGTACCATGTGGATGTATTCATACAACCGGACGTACCGGCAAAGTTCGACCAGCGGGATTATTGTACGCATCCGCACCAACCAAGCACTGCCCATCACGACCAGGCACAAATCATTGACGGTTGTACTGAGGAAACGTGCTGTGGACAGGAGTACGAGTACGAAAAAGAGctggaagatgatgatgaggacgaCGAGCTAACCACACCGGATGATTTCTTTACCGAACAGACGACGATGGAGGATGGTGCCCGTATCGGAGGACGGAGAAAGAAACGTTCCGCGAAACAAAGTGCGCCGGATACGTTCGAGAAGAGTATGCTCGATTTGTTGAAAACGGCTGACACCGAGGTGGATCATTATGAACGCCGTACGCGCCGTGAAACGACCGCTAACATAGTGTTTGTGAATCGCGTTGACTATCGTGACTTTACGACGGACAACTTCGAGTATTCGGTCACGGGGCTAAAACCCTACACGCGCTACGTTTTCCAGCTGTTTGCGTGCAGTGAAATCAATACAACTTCCTGTAGCTCGTACAGTTTGTACACGGATCGAACCAACCCTTCGCCGTACGTCGATCGGCTTAATGTAAGCATTGAAACGGAAATGCCGCCCGTCGCTTCCGATAGCGCCGGTGCTATGAATGCTACGTCCACTTCGATCGTTCAGACGACGTATGATAATCATGTTGTGTTACACTTTCCCGAACCAACGGAAGTGAATGGATTGACGGTGGCTTACCGAGTCGAAACCAAAGCCATCAATGGTACCTACCTTAAACGACGTAGCGAATGTTTCACGAGACTCCAACACGAACTAAACCACCATCGCTACACGCTGCTAAACGTCACACCCGGAGAGTATCTGATACGGGCACAAGTAGTCTCACTAGCAGGACCAGGACCGTTCTCCGAATGGTTCTTTGTCCGGGTGCTGGAACCACTTCCCAAGATCCAATCGAGCGATAACACAGGGCTTCGTGATGGATTGATTACGCTTGCAGTACTGTTGGcggttggtgttgttttgggACTCCTTTACTTGTGGCGTCACCAAATCCGTTGTCTACGTCGTGCGACGGAGCGGGATGATAAGATTCCGCTCGCAAATCACGACGGAAATCAGATTAATCTCGACGATGGGTTTGTAAACTGCCCGTTGAAGTAA
- the LOC125763800 gene encoding uncharacterized protein LOC125763800, translating into MASGSVSVSTGTKTTNKTGMTGTGTAGVPTGGAGGAGGRKKSGPKFELSDEQRQDIKEAFDLFDSEGTGMIDTKELKVAIRALGFEPKKEEIKKMIAEIDKDGSGKISFDDFLQLMTVKMAEKDSKEEILKAFRLFDDDETGTISFKNLKRVAKELGENLTDEELQEMIDEADRDGDGEVNQEEFLRIMKKTSLY; encoded by the exons ATG GCGTCCGGATCAGTATCCGTTTCCACAggaacaaaaaccaccaacaaaaCTGGCATGACCGGTACAGGAACTGCAGGCGTCCCAACCGGCGGTGCGGGAGGTGCTGGCGGGCGCAAAAAATCCGGCCCCAAATTCGAACTATCCGACGAACAGCGTCAGGACATCAAGGAAGCGTTCGATCTGTTCGATTCGGAAGGCACCGGTATGATCGACACGAAAGAGCTGAAGGTAGCCATCCGTGCGCTTGGGTTCGAACCGAAGAAAGAGGAGATTAAAAAGATGATTGCCGAGATCGATAAGGACGGTTCGGGAAAGATATCGTTCGATGACTTCCTGCAACTGATGACCGTCAAGATGGCGGAGAAGGACTCGAAGGAAGAGATACTGAAGGCATTCCGGCTATTTGACGACGATGAAACGGGCACTATTTCGTTCAAAAATCTTAAACGGGTCGCAAAAGAGTTGGGCGAAAACCTAACGGACGAGGAACTGCAGGAAATGATCGATGAAGCGGATCGGGATGGAGACGGGGAAGTTAATCAGGAGGAGTTTTTGCGAATTATGAAGAAGACTAGCCTGTACTAA